The genomic segment GTGGCGCGGAGCGGATTCGGTAATCCGGCGAACAGCGACTGGCCATCGTGTTCCACAAACGTCGTGCGGCCATGCACCGGTTCGGGCGCACGCACAATCTCCGCCCCCAGGGCTGCCGCGATCACCTGATGCCCCAAACAGACCCCCAGGATCGGAATCTCACCCAGGAACTCGCGTACAACCTCCAAACAAATCCCCGCCTTAAGCGGCGTCCCCGGCCCCGGTGAAAGCACAATGGCCGCCGGCTGTTGACGACGAATCTCCTCAATTGAAATCGCATCATTGCGACAAACCACAGCCTCACACCCCAGTTCGGTAAAATACCGAGCCAGGTTGTAGACAAAGCTATCGTAGTTATCGATGAGAAGAATCATGCGGAAGGGGTGAGGCTTGGGGGTTCAGGCTTGAGGGTTGGATGACTGAAACAAAACGAGCATGGCCAATTGTACCCTTTCAACAAAACCCTGCCTACTGCCTACTGCCTACTGCCTACTGCCTACTGCCTACTGCCTACTGCCGCCAACATACCGGCCGCTTTGTGCCAGGTTTCTTCGAACTCCGCCTGCGGCGAGGATTGGGCGACAATGCCGCCGCCGACCGGGCATTGTAGCCAACCGTTGCGCGCCGTGAAGGTGCGGATCAAGATGTTGCTATCCATCGTGCCGTCGTAGCCGAGGTAAAACAGGCTGCCACAATACGGTCCGCGGACGGTTGGCTCCAGTTCGGCAATGATTTCCATCGCCCGTACCTTCGGGGCCCCCGTGATGGAACCGCCGGGAAACGAGGCGGCCAATAAATCCCAGCAGTCGTTGGTCGGCGCAAGCGTGCCGCGGATTTCGGAAACGAGGTGTTGCACCGTTTCATAGGTTTCCACGCGACACAGTTCCGGGACCTGGATGGTGCCCGCTGAACAGATACGGGAGAGGTCATTGCGGAGCAAGTCGACAATCATCACGTTCTCGGCTTGGTCTTTTTCACTTTCCCGCAATTCGTCGCGGGTGAACAAATCGGCCTCGGGTTGCGATCGGCGTTGCCGGGTGCCTTTGATCGGTCGCGACGAAACGATTCGGTCTTGCACTTGCACGAACCGTTCCGGCGAGGCGCTGGCGAGCGTCCAGTCGTTGTGGGCAAAATACCCGGCAAACGGCGCGGCATTTTGCGTGCGGAGACGGCCATACAATTCCAATGGCGACTCGCAAAGTGGATGCAATAGTCGCTGGGACAAATTGACCTGGAAGATGTCACCGGCGTAAATGTATTCGATCGCCCGTTCCACAGTGCGCAGATATCCGTCGCGCGAAAAATTGCTCAGCCAGGGACTGCGTCCGGGAACTTCGTGTTGCTGCGAAAGATCGATCGCGTGCGGGGATGGCGTTGCGACGGGTTGACTGTCGCTGCTGTTTGTCTTGGTGAGCGTCTGCTGAACCCAACGCAGCCGCTCCTCGGCACGACGACTGCGCTGTGCTGGTTCTTGTTCGGGAAATCCTTGTGAAATCACCCATGCGCGTTGTTGGTCATGATCCCAAGCAATTACCCAGTCGTACAATCCAATCGCCAGCGCCGGTAACTGGAATTCATCAATGCCCGGTCGCGGTAAGCGTTCCCAACAGCCCCCGAGATTATAGGCCAACAAGCCCGCAGCCCCGCCTTGAAATGGCGGCAAATCGGGTAAGGTCTCCGCCATGTGGGACCGCAACTGCTGTTTCACCGCCGCGAATGGATCGTCGCCATATTGCGCCTGGTCGATTTGAAAAAACGCATAGGGATCAGCCGTTAAAAAAGAATATCGTCCTAACCGCTTCAGTCGCCGCGCGCTTTCCAACAACAACACACTGGTTTCGCCCGCAAATGCGCGTAAGGCCGCGTATGGTTCCGGGGGTGTGGTCAATTCTTCAACAAGCGGCAACGACATGAGGGGATGGACCGGATAGGTATTGAGGTGGAAGTGTGAGTCTCGGTTAGTTGTCGCCCGACTGTTGCCGTCGCCGTTGGTGGGCACTCGCTTCGGGCACGGTGAGAAATCCCCAATCGAGGGCCTCGTCTTGTCGGTAATTCTTGTTGAGCGCTAAAGCGGTCGCAGCTTTGCCGAATTCGTAACCCAGATAAAACGCGTGTTGGGGATCGACTCCAACGAGCTGATCGAACAACACATAGGGATCGGTCCCCCGCCAATAGCCGTCGCGATTCATGATATGCAATTCCCCCTGTTCGACGAAGATACGATAGTTGGGATCGGTCAGCGAATCAGCGAGTTTTTGTAGTGCTTCCGCACCGTACTCCGAAACCTTGGCATCACGCAGCATCACCAACCGCGAATCGACGTGCTTCGGCAGTACCTGGTTTTTTATGCTATGTCGCACGAGACGCCGCGCGATATCGAATTCGCGCACGCTGGTTGCGGCCCAGTTGATGACTTCGGTCGTGAGAACGCTGTGGATTTGCAATTCCTGGCAAAACCCAGCCAACAGCATATTCACGCCGGCGGAGTCGACTTCGGTCAATTCGGTCAAATTGCCGATCCCCATCATCATTTCACAATCGGGCCAGTTGCGACGGACGTCCCAATAGCGTGCCAACGAAGCGGCGAAACCGTAGCCGATTGGTTCCAGAACCGGGTCGACGCGACATCGGCATTTTTTTGTTGTGAGAAAATCAATTGTCTCGTGCAATCCATCCAACTTGCGGGGGTCGTCGGGAATCACAACCAACTCCGCATCCAAATCGGCTAACCAGTCGCGATTGTCGCCGTGGCAACTCAAGACCAACTCCGCACCGGCTGCGACGGCCGCCTGGACTTCGCCGCGATTGAAACTGTCGATCGAAGTGCGGTGCCCTTCGGCGGACAACATGGACACCACCTCGCCGACGCGCGACCAACTTTCACCGGGGATGCAGCCAAGGTCAATCACTTCAGCCCCAGCGTCGCGATAGGTGTTGGCTTGCGTGAGGATTTCGGTATCCGTCATGCGCGGGGCGTGGTTGATTTCCGCTAGGATTTCGATTGTATAGGTGCCGAAATCCTCCGGGAGTTGCCGAGCGCGTCCGAAGTGCTCCGGCAGATCATGCATGTCTTTGGGTCCCAATTCCGTCGTGATGCCGGTCTGCTCTGCGATCCGTGCGGTTTCTCCCTGACACCAACCGGGGAGAATGATGCGGTCGATGCCCGCGGGAACTTCGAGTTTGCGAAGCACCCAATCAACGTTCATCAGTGCGGCGACACTGATCGGCAACACGGCGATCTCGCAATCCGCCTCAATTTCTCGACTGAGCGGGTCGACGATGCGGCGCAACGCGAACTCCGCAAGTTTTCCGGTCACAAACAGAATACGTTCGCCGCTCATGCCATAAACTTATGGAGACGCTACACACATGTTTGCCGAGGACTCCAGTCGCCGGTCTGTTTCCATCGTACCGACCAAGAGGAATTGCCACAATCAGCGGCTTGGCTTCCAAACGCGTAAAAAATGTTGCATCGGCGCAAATTCCAGCCGATGATGGGAGCATGATTGGTCCGCCGCCCGCCAACTCGAACGATTCCCAGCATCCGCGATCGCCCATTGTGGCGGTGGCAGTTAGTTTTGCTGTTGGAATCTGCCTCGAAACTTGGTGGCCGCTTTCATTGCTCAGCTGGTGGATCATTTTAGCCGCCGTATGGGGCGGTTGGCTCATCGCTTTTCGCCGTCGACGAACGGCGGCGGCTTGGTTATTGTGCTTTGCGTGTGTCGCCGCCGGAGGATTACGGCAACATTGGACGACCGGGATCACAACAGCGAACAACATCGCGCTGTTCGCCCGCGAGACACCACAACCGGTGCATTTGACGGGAACGGTCACTGGGCAACCCGTCGTCATCCCCCGCAAAAAGCACGCCTTTCCCAGCACGATTCCGGAATACGACCGCACCCTCTGTGAAATTGATAGCCGAACATTGCTGTCGGGTGAAACAGCGACGACGGTTTCCGGAACGGTTCGACTACAAATCACCGGCCATGCCCCGCATATTGGCGTGGGCGACGAAGTGGAAGTGGTGGGGTTGCTCTCGCAACCGGTTGGTCGGCGGAATCCGGGGGGATTCGATTTTCGAAATTATCTCCACAGCCAAGGGATCGACGCGATGCTGCGAACGGACTTTCCCGATGCCGTGCAAACCGTCAAGCCGGCGGGGCTTTGGTGGCAGCCATTACGATTCGCAGCCGATATTCGCGAAGAATGCGGCGACGTCCTTACGGCAAATCTCAGTCCTGAAAATGCGCCGGTGGCGGCCGCGCTGTTGCTGGGGGATCGTCGGGACGTCACGGATGACCTGCGAAATGCCTTCGCGCAGAGTGGAACGATGCACTTTTTGGCGCTCTCGGGATTGCATGTGGGAATCTTGGCGACGTTGCTGTGGGGGATCTGCCGGTTGTTTAGATTTCCGGCGGCGTGGACCACCGTAGTCATCTTGAGTTGCCTGATCGGATATACGTTGATCAACGAAGCCCGGTTGCCGGTGATTCGCGCAACGGTCATGGCAGCGGTGATTCTCATTGGACAACCTTGGCACCGTCGCGCCCGTTTGGGCAATTCACTGGCATTGGCGGCGCTGGTGCTGTTGTTATGGAATCCCGCGCAACTGTTTGAAGTTGGCCCGCAGTTGTCGTTTCTAGCGGTGGTTGCCATCGTGGCGCTCATGCGTTTGAAAACCGAAACGGCTGCCATTATCCAAGCGAAAGAACGGCATGCCCCACAGGAACTGCGCGGCGAGCGGTTTGAGCAGATCCACCGTTGGTTAAGGGCTCCGCTGCATTGGATCGGGGACGGTCTGCTGATTACAGCGGGGATTTGGTTGATCGTCGCGCCGCTCATCGCCGCCCGTTTTCATATGATTTCGCCCGTCGGCTTAGTGGTCAATGTGCTCCTGATGCCGTTGGTCATCGTCGTGCTCTGGTGCGGATATGCACTGCTGTTTTGCGGGTTGTTGCTTCCCCCCTTGGCACCGGTTTTCGGATATCTGTTCGACAATGGTCTGTCTTTATTTTTAGCAATCGTCGACGGTGCGCAGCGACTAAGCTGGGGGCATCAGCATGTCCCTGGCCCGGCCGATTGGTGGCTCATCGGGTTTTATGCTCTGCTTGTAGCGGCAATCTTTGGTAGTCCTAAGTTAGCCATGCGGCGTTGGGGAGCTCGGGGACTCTTGTGTTGGTGTGTATTGGGTCTGGCCGTTGCGGTCAATCCCCACAAGGCCTCGCAGTTACGTTGCACGTTTTTTTCCGTGGGGCACGGCAGTGCGATTCTCGTAGAACTGCCCAATGGACGGACATTACTTTACGACGCGGGACAATTGCATGATGCGGGGCGGACGGAGCGGATCCTTGAAAACGGGGCCTGGGAATTAGGAATCGCGCGGTTGGATGCCGTTGTGCTTTCGCATGCCGACGTCGATCATTTCAACGCCGTTCCCGGTCTCCTCGATAAGCTTCCGGTGGACGGGATCTATGTGTCTCCGTCGCTGCTCGATACGCGTCAACCAGCGGTTGCCGCGTTGTGCGACGCCATCTTCGACAGTGACATTCCGCTCCATTCGCTAGGGATGGACGACCAATTGTTATTGGACGACGATGTGAACATCCGCGTGCTCGTCCCGGCTGGGGATGTGCGGGGCGGTAGTGATAATGCCAACAGTTTAGTGCTGGCCATCGAGTATCGCGAGCGGGTCATTCTGCTGACCGGCGATTTGGAGGGCGAAGGGTTGTTGGCACTTTACGCGACCCCCTCACTCGATGTGGATGTACTCGCGTCGCCGCACCACGGAAGTCTGGCCGCTAACACCTTAGATCTCGCTGCTTGGTGCCGACCGCGTTGGGTCATTGCCAGCGGAGGACGTCATAGTCCGACGATGGCCTTGCGCGAAGTTTATGGGCCGGGAACGACGGTGCTCTCCACTTGGACGAGCGGCGCGGTGACAGTCACGATCGACGACACGGGAAAAATCGACGTCAAAGAATTCGTAAAATAGCGGCATGGCCGCTAGGTGCGAGCTTCCGCTCGGGGGGGCTTAGGTCGCTTCCGTTGGGCGCTGCGGTTGGTTTTTCATGCGATTGAAGAGGTGTTATTCGCCTTTGTTTTCTTTCATTGACTCTTCGTAGTCACGCAGTTCCTGCATTTTGACGCCTAGCCGATCGCGGAGGATTTTGTACGATTTGGTGGCTCGTTTGAAGGCTGCGTACGCTTCGGTCAGAGTGCCGGGGTTTTTGTCGGGACGGCTGACGATGCGATAAACTTGCCGCGTCGCCGGATCGAGTTCACGTCGCATTTGCAACAAGACATCGTTGGCGATTTGGTGAATAGAGTGAGACAATACGACGAGATGA from the Symmachiella macrocystis genome contains:
- a CDS encoding anthranilate synthase component II; the protein is MILLIDNYDSFVYNLARYFTELGCEAVVCRNDAISIEEIRRQQPAAIVLSPGPGTPLKAGICLEVVREFLGEIPILGVCLGHQVIAAALGAEIVRAPEPVHGRTTFVEHDGQSLFAGLPNPLRATRYHSLIVDEATLPAQLRVTARTAAGIVMAIEHMSAPVFGMQFHPESILTESGQALLGAFLKMAGIPGSAPVLTELADDADGGMTSDFGEETGPVIHW
- the pabB gene encoding aminodeoxychorismate synthase component I — encoded protein: MSLPLVEELTTPPEPYAALRAFAGETSVLLLESARRLKRLGRYSFLTADPYAFFQIDQAQYGDDPFAAVKQQLRSHMAETLPDLPPFQGGAAGLLAYNLGGCWERLPRPGIDEFQLPALAIGLYDWVIAWDHDQQRAWVISQGFPEQEPAQRSRRAEERLRWVQQTLTKTNSSDSQPVATPSPHAIDLSQQHEVPGRSPWLSNFSRDGYLRTVERAIEYIYAGDIFQVNLSQRLLHPLCESPLELYGRLRTQNAAPFAGYFAHNDWTLASASPERFVQVQDRIVSSRPIKGTRQRRSQPEADLFTRDELRESEKDQAENVMIVDLLRNDLSRICSAGTIQVPELCRVETYETVQHLVSEIRGTLAPTNDCWDLLAASFPGGSITGAPKVRAMEIIAELEPTVRGPYCGSLFYLGYDGTMDSNILIRTFTARNGWLQCPVGGGIVAQSSPQAEFEETWHKAAGMLAAVGSRQ
- a CDS encoding DUF6513 domain-containing protein codes for the protein MSGERILFVTGKLAEFALRRIVDPLSREIEADCEIAVLPISVAALMNVDWVLRKLEVPAGIDRIILPGWCQGETARIAEQTGITTELGPKDMHDLPEHFGRARQLPEDFGTYTIEILAEINHAPRMTDTEILTQANTYRDAGAEVIDLGCIPGESWSRVGEVVSMLSAEGHRTSIDSFNRGEVQAAVAAGAELVLSCHGDNRDWLADLDAELVVIPDDPRKLDGLHETIDFLTTKKCRCRVDPVLEPIGYGFAASLARYWDVRRNWPDCEMMMGIGNLTELTEVDSAGVNMLLAGFCQELQIHSVLTTEVINWAATSVREFDIARRLVRHSIKNQVLPKHVDSRLVMLRDAKVSEYGAEALQKLADSLTDPNYRIFVEQGELHIMNRDGYWRGTDPYVLFDQLVGVDPQHAFYLGYEFGKAATALALNKNYRQDEALDWGFLTVPEASAHQRRRQQSGDN
- a CDS encoding DNA internalization-related competence protein ComEC/Rec2 — its product is MIGPPPANSNDSQHPRSPIVAVAVSFAVGICLETWWPLSLLSWWIILAAVWGGWLIAFRRRRTAAAWLLCFACVAAGGLRQHWTTGITTANNIALFARETPQPVHLTGTVTGQPVVIPRKKHAFPSTIPEYDRTLCEIDSRTLLSGETATTVSGTVRLQITGHAPHIGVGDEVEVVGLLSQPVGRRNPGGFDFRNYLHSQGIDAMLRTDFPDAVQTVKPAGLWWQPLRFAADIREECGDVLTANLSPENAPVAAALLLGDRRDVTDDLRNAFAQSGTMHFLALSGLHVGILATLLWGICRLFRFPAAWTTVVILSCLIGYTLINEARLPVIRATVMAAVILIGQPWHRRARLGNSLALAALVLLLWNPAQLFEVGPQLSFLAVVAIVALMRLKTETAAIIQAKERHAPQELRGERFEQIHRWLRAPLHWIGDGLLITAGIWLIVAPLIAARFHMISPVGLVVNVLLMPLVIVVLWCGYALLFCGLLLPPLAPVFGYLFDNGLSLFLAIVDGAQRLSWGHQHVPGPADWWLIGFYALLVAAIFGSPKLAMRRWGARGLLCWCVLGLAVAVNPHKASQLRCTFFSVGHGSAILVELPNGRTLLYDAGQLHDAGRTERILENGAWELGIARLDAVVLSHADVDHFNAVPGLLDKLPVDGIYVSPSLLDTRQPAVAALCDAIFDSDIPLHSLGMDDQLLLDDDVNIRVLVPAGDVRGGSDNANSLVLAIEYRERVILLTGDLEGEGLLALYATPSLDVDVLASPHHGSLAANTLDLAAWCRPRWVIASGGRHSPTMALREVYGPGTTVLSTWTSGAVTVTIDDTGKIDVKEFVK